The Myxococcales bacterium genome window below encodes:
- a CDS encoding peptidyl-prolyl cis-trans isomerase: MTARPLVLLALGAAAGASVAVLGLVAPHRRAPTVPADAAALVNGVPISRATYQAALAAVADDRRDGAADPALRARVLDRLIEEELLVQRGLALGLVRLDPRVRADLVAAVLAEIDGAAELGPPPDDAALAALHAAEPGRFSRAPRVTVTTAWFAGVDGAARAAAGRATVTDEVSWAAVRAGADRPAVVVPTGAVPAGGLLDVLGPTAARAALTLAVGEVSAPVVTSGGCWLVRLEARADGGVRALAEVRPEVQAEYWRQAGDRRLRATLDDERRAARVVIAPDVARGDGVAAAPAAVAAGDTDEVPR; this comes from the coding sequence GTGACCGCGCGGCCGCTGGTGTTGCTGGCGCTCGGCGCGGCGGCGGGCGCGTCCGTCGCGGTGCTCGGCCTGGTGGCGCCGCACCGGCGCGCGCCGACGGTGCCGGCCGACGCGGCGGCGCTGGTCAACGGCGTGCCGATCAGCCGCGCCACCTACCAGGCGGCGCTGGCCGCGGTCGCCGACGATCGCCGCGACGGCGCGGCCGATCCGGCGCTGCGCGCGCGCGTGCTCGACCGGCTGATCGAGGAGGAGCTGCTGGTGCAGCGCGGCCTGGCCCTGGGCCTGGTGCGCCTCGACCCGCGCGTGCGCGCCGATCTGGTCGCCGCGGTGCTGGCCGAGATCGACGGCGCCGCCGAGCTGGGGCCGCCGCCCGACGACGCGGCCCTGGCCGCGCTCCACGCCGCCGAGCCGGGGCGGTTCAGCCGCGCGCCGCGCGTGACCGTCACGACCGCGTGGTTCGCCGGCGTCGACGGTGCGGCCCGGGCCGCGGCGGGGCGGGCGACGGTCACCGACGAGGTCAGCTGGGCCGCGGTGCGCGCCGGCGCCGATCGGCCGGCGGTGGTGGTCCCGACCGGCGCGGTGCCGGCCGGCGGCCTGCTCGACGTGCTCGGCCCGACCGCGGCGCGCGCCGCGTTGACGCTGGCGGTCGGTGAGGTCAGCGCGCCGGTCGTGACCTCGGGCGGGTGCTGGCTGGTGCGGCTCGAGGCGCGCGCCGACGGCGGCGTGCGCGCGCTGGCCGAGGTGCGGCCCGAGGTCCAGGCCGAGTACTGGCGGCAGGCGGGCGACCGCCGGCTGCGGGCGACGCTCGACGACGAGCGCCGCGCGGCCCGGGTCGTGATCGCGCCCGACGTCGCGCGCGGCGACGGGGTCGCGGCGGCCCCGGCGGCCGTGGCGGCGGGCGACACCGACGAGGTCCCGCGGTGA
- a CDS encoding DUF1294 domain-containing protein, which translates to MAPAVALAPALALAGALDLIAWAAFRIDKARARRQRRRIRERTLLGLAALGGVGAVVAMYGHRQRHKVAKPRFVVIATLAALAQAGALAWWWRAGR; encoded by the coding sequence ATCGCTCCGGCGGTGGCGCTCGCACCTGCCCTCGCGCTCGCCGGCGCCCTCGACCTGATCGCGTGGGCCGCGTTCCGGATCGACAAGGCCCGCGCGCGGCGCCAGCGCCGACGGATCCGCGAGCGGACGCTGCTCGGCCTGGCCGCGCTCGGCGGCGTCGGCGCGGTGGTCGCGATGTACGGCCACCGCCAGCGCCACAAGGTCGCCAAGCCGCGGTTCGTGGTGATCGCGACGCTGGCGGCGCTGGCCCAGGCGGGCGCGCTGGCGTGGTGGTGGCGCGCGGGGCGTTGA
- a CDS encoding YkgJ family cysteine cluster protein — MPEPDFIALDHARFRRVDRNIFVRRVVADCMTHQCVMVADEGAPMPRPRPLLEACCQYGADVDVTERDAILGHAEQLRGLLTPAAAAAPWFTTEVQTDPDYPSGQHVRSATFTRADGTTGCVFLAHDRRGCAIHRAALEGGWDFHQVKPHICRLFPMSYEDDTICISDDYEDYDCADAAGAPSLYRVARDTLAAVFGPELVDALDRVEAVVGPPPAAPLVPLGRRPAS, encoded by the coding sequence GTGCCCGAGCCGGACTTCATCGCTCTCGACCATGCGCGGTTCCGCCGCGTCGATCGCAACATCTTCGTGCGGCGCGTCGTCGCCGACTGCATGACCCACCAGTGCGTCATGGTCGCCGACGAGGGCGCGCCGATGCCGCGCCCGCGGCCGCTGCTCGAGGCCTGCTGCCAGTACGGCGCCGACGTCGACGTGACCGAGCGCGACGCGATCCTCGGCCACGCCGAGCAGCTCCGCGGGCTGCTCACGCCCGCCGCCGCCGCCGCGCCGTGGTTCACGACCGAGGTCCAGACCGATCCGGACTACCCGTCGGGCCAGCACGTGCGCTCGGCGACGTTCACCCGCGCCGACGGCACCACCGGCTGCGTGTTCCTGGCCCACGATCGCCGCGGCTGCGCGATCCACCGGGCCGCGCTCGAGGGCGGCTGGGACTTCCACCAGGTCAAGCCGCACATCTGCCGGCTGTTCCCGATGAGCTACGAGGACGACACGATCTGCATCTCCGACGACTACGAGGACTACGACTGCGCCGACGCCGCGGGCGCGCCGTCGCTGTACCGGGTCGCGCGCGACACCCTGGCCGCGGTGTTCGGCCCCGAGCTGGTCGACGCGCTCGATCGGGTCGAGGCGGTCGTCGGGCCGCCGCCGGCGGCGCCGCTGGTGCCGCTGGGTCGGCGCCCGGCGTCGTGA
- a CDS encoding histone H1: METDQTETAAPKTPGSARYGELKALVAAMEADFIKFYNDGNKAAGTRVRGAMQDLKNFAQQVRTEVQALKNDGKA; this comes from the coding sequence ATGGAAACCGACCAGACCGAGACCGCTGCCCCCAAGACCCCCGGCTCGGCCCGCTACGGCGAGCTCAAGGCCCTCGTCGCGGCCATGGAGGCGGACTTCATCAAGTTCTACAACGACGGCAACAAGGCCGCCGGCACCCGCGTCCGCGGCGCCATGCAGGACCTGAAGAACTTCGCCCAGCAGGTCCGCACCGAGGTGCAGGCGCTCAAGAACGACGGCAAGGCCTGA
- a CDS encoding YXWGXW repeat-containing protein, which yields MEQQRPRAGYVWVTGNHVWRDGGYVWAPGHWERQRAGRAWVGGQWSLQGDHYVWIEGGWR from the coding sequence ATGGAGCAGCAGCGCCCGCGCGCGGGCTACGTGTGGGTGACGGGCAACCACGTCTGGCGCGACGGCGGCTACGTCTGGGCGCCGGGCCACTGGGAGCGTCAGCGGGCCGGGCGCGCCTGGGTCGGTGGGCAGTGGTCGCTCCAGGGCGATCACTACGTCTGGATCGAGGGCGGCTGGCGCTGA
- a CDS encoding HupE/UreJ family protein — MEVLVAASIVVVAAEAAAARAGHRGRHVPIAVALGLAALAALAAATGGPALALLGFAGLAACYLAWVGRSSGRTVRIAITALFGLVHGFAFAGPLADLALPAPALARALLGFNLGIELAQLALLGLGWLVLARARRAAPVATALALDVAAGLAIAPAIYWAITRAA, encoded by the coding sequence ATCGAGGTCCTGGTCGCGGCGTCGATCGTCGTGGTCGCGGCCGAGGCCGCCGCCGCCCGCGCCGGCCATCGCGGCCGCCACGTGCCGATCGCGGTGGCGCTGGGCCTGGCCGCGCTCGCGGCCCTGGCGGCGGCGACCGGCGGACCGGCGCTGGCGCTGCTCGGCTTCGCCGGGCTCGCGGCCTGCTACCTCGCCTGGGTCGGGCGCTCCTCGGGGCGCACCGTGCGGATCGCGATCACCGCGCTGTTCGGCCTGGTCCACGGCTTCGCGTTCGCCGGGCCGCTGGCCGATCTGGCGCTGCCCGCCCCGGCGCTGGCGCGGGCGCTGCTCGGGTTCAACCTCGGGATCGAGCTGGCGCAGCTCGCGCTCCTGGGGCTGGGCTGGCTGGTGCTCGCGCGCGCGCGCCGGGCCGCGCCGGTCGCGACCGCGCTCGCCCTCGACGTCGCCGCCGGCCTGGCGATCGCGCCGGCGATCTACTGGGCGATCACCCGCGCGGCGTGA
- a CDS encoding DUF924 domain-containing protein, whose product MAIDELWTTWFGELDDAGAAAPAVVARWWRKDPAFDAALTAQFAPLHRAVVDGAHEAWRATARGAVAYVVVLDQLSRHMFRGTPAMYASDAQALAAAKDAVARGFDRAVPAAARDFLYLPYMHSEALTDQDACVALFADVAGAAEAVDFAERHRVIIRRFGRFPHRNQILGRASTAEEQAFLLEPGSSF is encoded by the coding sequence ATGGCGATCGACGAGCTGTGGACGACCTGGTTCGGCGAGCTCGACGACGCCGGCGCGGCGGCCCCCGCGGTGGTGGCGCGGTGGTGGCGCAAGGACCCGGCGTTCGACGCCGCGCTGACCGCCCAGTTCGCGCCGCTGCACCGCGCGGTCGTCGACGGCGCCCACGAGGCCTGGCGCGCGACGGCGCGCGGCGCGGTGGCGTACGTCGTCGTGCTCGATCAGCTGAGCCGGCACATGTTCCGCGGCACGCCGGCGATGTACGCCAGCGACGCGCAGGCCCTGGCCGCCGCCAAGGACGCGGTGGCGCGCGGGTTCGACCGCGCCGTGCCGGCGGCGGCGCGCGACTTCCTGTACCTGCCGTACATGCACAGCGAGGCGTTGACCGACCAGGACGCGTGCGTGGCGCTGTTCGCCGACGTCGCCGGCGCAGCCGAGGCGGTCGACTTCGCCGAGCGTCACCGGGTGATCATCCGGCGCTTCGGCCGCTTCCCGCACCGCAACCAGATCCTGGGCCGAGCCTCGACCGCCGAGGAGCAGGCGTTCCTGCTCGAGCCCGGCTCGTCGTTCTAG
- a CDS encoding serine protease: MRTLGLVLAGSLLAAPAVAGPLQAPIVGGTTATVGQFPTTVALELGGGLCTGTLLNQDWVLTAAHCIDPAVLGQSQAQITASLRVHFDTVNIFTSAGIVVRATEIIKHPLFNVNALGTHDIGLIRLATPVTDRAAVPIILDAAKVPLGTELQLVGFGATSRTNPSTAGVLRLVDQTSVSCSFVGLSDASLICWSQTNGRGKCEGDSGGPSFAMIEGQLAQVGIASFADQQCAQLGADTRIAAETAFLYEHVPALQCAADGACAAACGQGALPADPDCGCDADHPCPDGHECFQEACIVAPFAPGGVGSECADGTDCQSGVCAASGDQSLCVLACTAGADDACPSGFSCREAAGGGGGVCWPSDDSGGCCSTGGGGGAATSLVGLALVAFGLRRRRR; this comes from the coding sequence ATGCGTACTCTCGGACTGGTCCTGGCCGGAAGCCTCCTCGCCGCGCCCGCCGTCGCCGGCCCGCTCCAGGCGCCGATCGTCGGCGGGACCACCGCCACCGTCGGACAGTTCCCGACCACCGTCGCGCTCGAGCTCGGCGGCGGCCTGTGCACCGGCACGCTGCTCAACCAGGACTGGGTGCTGACCGCGGCCCACTGCATCGACCCGGCGGTCCTCGGTCAGAGCCAGGCGCAGATCACCGCCAGCCTCCGGGTCCACTTCGACACCGTCAACATCTTCACCTCGGCCGGCATCGTCGTGCGCGCCACCGAGATCATCAAGCACCCGCTGTTCAACGTGAACGCGCTCGGCACCCACGACATCGGGCTCATCCGCCTGGCGACGCCGGTGACCGACCGCGCCGCGGTGCCGATCATCCTCGACGCCGCCAAGGTCCCGCTCGGCACCGAGCTGCAGCTCGTCGGCTTCGGCGCCACCAGCCGCACCAACCCGTCGACCGCCGGCGTCCTGCGCCTGGTCGATCAGACCTCGGTGTCGTGCTCGTTCGTCGGGCTGTCCGACGCGTCGCTGATCTGCTGGTCGCAGACCAACGGCCGCGGCAAGTGCGAGGGCGACTCGGGCGGCCCGTCGTTCGCGATGATCGAGGGCCAGCTGGCGCAGGTCGGCATCGCGTCGTTCGCCGATCAGCAGTGCGCGCAGCTCGGCGCCGACACCCGCATCGCCGCCGAGACCGCGTTCCTGTACGAGCACGTGCCGGCGCTGCAGTGCGCCGCCGACGGCGCCTGCGCCGCCGCGTGCGGCCAGGGCGCGCTGCCGGCCGATCCCGACTGCGGCTGCGACGCCGATCACCCCTGCCCCGACGGCCACGAGTGCTTCCAGGAGGCGTGCATCGTCGCGCCGTTCGCGCCCGGCGGCGTCGGCAGCGAGTGCGCCGACGGCACCGACTGCCAGTCGGGCGTGTGCGCGGCGTCCGGCGATCAGTCGCTGTGCGTGCTCGCGTGCACCGCCGGCGCCGACGACGCGTGCCCCTCGGGCTTCAGCTGCCGCGAGGCCGCCGGCGGCGGCGGCGGGGTGTGCTGGCCGTCCGACGACAGCGGCGGCTGCTGCAGCACCGGCGGCGGCGGCGGCGCGGCGACGTCGCTGGTCGGGCTCGCCCTCGTGGCGTTCGGTCTGCGCCGCCGGCGGCGGTGA
- a CDS encoding transcriptional regulator, translating into MSSLSALVVAAAEGRALALPADADRVLAEHLAAGRARVPDAALDDAGYCAHVAARLPDDDPAALARLRGADLFLAAALAHGDPAALAVFEREIVPDVMRGLARARLDAADALQALRVHLFVGARPRIADYGGHGDLRAWVRISAARMAVRAAGRTRRELPLDAAVIDHWADPAPDPARAQLQGDLRAQLERAVAAALATLDSRARNLLRHTVLDGVTLDELAGLYRVHRATAARWLADARDRIARQTRRELVAALRLRPTELDSALRAIDSQLELSLTRLLRETPPP; encoded by the coding sequence GTGTCGTCCCTGTCCGCGCTGGTCGTCGCCGCCGCCGAGGGGCGCGCGCTGGCGTTGCCCGCCGACGCCGACCGCGTCCTGGCCGAGCACCTCGCGGCCGGCCGGGCCCGGGTGCCCGACGCGGCGCTGGACGACGCCGGCTACTGCGCCCACGTCGCGGCGCGCCTGCCCGACGACGATCCCGCGGCGCTGGCGCGGCTGCGCGGCGCCGATCTGTTCCTGGCCGCGGCGCTCGCGCACGGCGACCCGGCCGCGCTCGCGGTGTTCGAGCGCGAGATCGTGCCGGACGTGATGCGGGGCCTGGCGCGGGCGCGGCTCGACGCGGCCGACGCGCTGCAGGCGCTGCGCGTCCACCTGTTCGTGGGCGCGCGGCCGCGCATCGCCGACTACGGCGGCCACGGCGATCTGCGCGCGTGGGTGCGCATCAGCGCCGCGCGCATGGCGGTGCGCGCCGCCGGCCGCACCCGGCGCGAGCTGCCGCTCGACGCGGCGGTGATCGATCACTGGGCCGACCCGGCGCCGGACCCGGCCCGCGCGCAGCTCCAGGGCGATCTGCGAGCGCAGCTCGAGCGCGCCGTGGCCGCGGCGCTGGCGACGCTCGACAGCCGCGCCCGCAACCTGCTGCGCCACACCGTCCTCGACGGGGTCACGCTCGACGAGCTGGCCGGGCTGTACCGGGTCCACCGCGCCACCGCGGCGCGCTGGCTGGCCGACGCGCGCGATCGCATCGCCCGGCAGACCCGGCGCGAGCTGGTCGCGGCCCTGCGCCTGCGCCCGACCGAGCTCGACAGCGCGCTGCGCGCGATCGACAGCCAGCTCGAGCTGAGCCTGACCCGCCTCCTGCGCGAGACCCCGCCGCCGTGA
- a CDS encoding protein kinase, whose product MIHRDVKPENLLIARDGRVVVSDFGLAGAIAPDDDDSAGDVPATTRALGTLGYAAPEQLLGRAVDARADQFGLCATAWEVLTGQAPFAADTVGAQILAIGRGPAGRGPADRAVAAALRRGLAAEPADRFPSMTALVAALAPRRGRTRAIALGAATAVAMAVVVAVRPCRARVAPPPTEIARGDVVVALDAGAAAPPVAPDAPGEPVEPAAAVDAGPATNPRVQRATASTPSPPSTSSPPSPPSPATPPPVSARRAPRSTTALDAAVATWCRLPIDPRQPDPALAAWHRADWGPVVRSERATITDGFTGLPRDVDLIEVRGVAGTHRVMRTAETPLAVGALAIVCDNSAVPPDEVAQLPTSWRGALRMPSLVAAIARPPRITAKATLAPVHVNAADLDAAAAAGRWLWPSGVVVVARVVVGADLGAGRFAIGDAATGWIIEVPRGTPGAAAIAAGAAAWIVVADPRFDAGRMTVTARDAEPRYVAAP is encoded by the coding sequence GTGATCCACCGCGACGTGAAGCCCGAGAACCTGCTGATCGCGCGCGACGGCCGCGTGGTCGTGAGCGACTTCGGCCTGGCCGGCGCGATCGCGCCCGACGATGACGACAGCGCCGGCGACGTGCCGGCGACGACCCGCGCGCTCGGGACGCTGGGCTACGCCGCACCCGAGCAGCTGCTGGGGCGCGCGGTCGACGCGCGCGCCGATCAGTTCGGGCTGTGCGCGACCGCGTGGGAGGTGCTGACCGGGCAGGCGCCGTTCGCCGCCGACACCGTCGGCGCGCAGATCCTGGCGATCGGCCGCGGCCCGGCCGGGCGCGGCCCCGCGGATCGCGCGGTCGCGGCGGCGCTGCGGCGCGGCCTCGCGGCCGAGCCCGCCGATCGGTTCCCGTCGATGACCGCGCTGGTGGCGGCCCTGGCGCCGCGGCGCGGCCGGACCCGCGCGATCGCCCTGGGCGCCGCGACCGCGGTGGCGATGGCGGTCGTGGTGGCGGTGCGGCCGTGCCGCGCGCGGGTGGCGCCGCCGCCGACCGAGATCGCGCGCGGAGACGTCGTGGTCGCGCTCGACGCCGGCGCCGCGGCGCCGCCCGTGGCGCCCGACGCGCCGGGAGAACCGGTGGAGCCGGCGGCCGCGGTCGACGCGGGCCCGGCGACCAACCCGCGCGTCCAGCGCGCAACGGCCTCGACACCCTCGCCACCCTCGACGTCCTCGCCACCCTCGCCACCCTCGCCCGCGACGCCACCCCCGGTGTCCGCGCGCCGCGCGCCGCGCTCGACCACCGCGCTCGACGCCGCGGTCGCGACCTGGTGCCGCCTGCCGATCGATCCGCGCCAGCCCGACCCGGCGCTCGCCGCGTGGCACCGGGCCGACTGGGGGCCGGTCGTGCGGTCCGAGCGCGCGACGATCACCGACGGCTTCACCGGCCTGCCGCGGGACGTCGACCTGATCGAGGTGCGCGGCGTGGCCGGCACCCACCGCGTCATGCGCACCGCCGAGACCCCCCTGGCCGTCGGCGCGCTGGCGATCGTGTGCGACAACAGCGCGGTGCCGCCCGACGAGGTCGCGCAGCTGCCGACGAGCTGGCGCGGCGCGCTGCGTATGCCGTCGCTGGTCGCGGCGATCGCGCGACCGCCGCGGATCACCGCCAAGGCCACGCTGGCGCCCGTGCACGTCAACGCCGCCGATCTGGACGCGGCCGCGGCCGCGGGTCGGTGGCTGTGGCCGAGCGGGGTCGTCGTCGTCGCCCGGGTCGTCGTCGGCGCCGACCTCGGCGCCGGCCGGTTCGCGATCGGCGACGCCGCGACCGGCTGGATCATCGAGGTGCCGCGCGGGACCCCGGGCGCGGCGGCGATCGCCGCGGGCGCCGCCGCCTGGATCGTGGTCGCCGACCCGCGCTTCGACGCGGGCCGGATGACCGTCACCGCCCGCGATGCCGAGCCGCGCTACGTCGCGGCGCCGTGA